The DNA sequence TTACTTTAGCAAAATCGAGGATTATACAAAATACAAAGTCTTGGATTATAATTTTTCACCTCTCCGAGAGTACTATCCTCAGGCGGCGATTATGGCCAGAGCCGGGATCGAACCGACGACACAAGGATCTTCAATCCTCTGCTCTACCATCTGAGCTATCTAGCCATTTGTAATCAATTATCATAGGGAAACATTCAGTTTAATATCAATGAGATTTCGAATTCTGAGCGCCGCTTTTTATTCAAAGGAAAAATTTTTTAAAGAGTCCTTTAAATGGCGGGGAAGACATTCTAACTTAATGAAAGTATTTCAGATTTTATTTAAAATAAAAGACTATTTTTAATAGACAATTAGGATGAATTATCTCTTTTTAATTAAAAAACTTTTTTTTCTTATTAAAAAATTTCTGAAAACCTGTCTATCAACAGCCAGAAAATTCGTCTTTAGTGTTATTGGAGGGGTGCGTGAATTTTAGAAATTTTGTAGTATGTTTTTTGAAAGGAAACTTATAAAAAATATATTAGGTAGTTATGGATCCAGATACTGATGCTCACCTACCCAAGCCGAAATGGATTTATCGCGTAGGTATTGGTCAAGATAGCCATCGTTTTCTCCCAGAAAGTTCTACTAAACCGTGCATTTTGGGAGGTATAATTTTTGAGCATTGTCCAGGATTTCAGGCAAATTCTGATGGTGACATTATTTTTCATGCTATCTGCAACGCTATTTCCTCGATAACCAATAAAATCATTTTAGGAAAAGTTGCTGATGAACTCCTACAAACACGCGGCATTACCGATAGTGGAATCTATCTCAAAGAGGCCTTAAAATCTTTCAAGCCAACTCAAAAAATTTCTCATTTGGCAATTACCATTGAAGGAAGTCGTCCTAAATTTCTTTGCAAATTATCTGCACTCCGTCAAAGCATTGCAGAGACCATGAACCTACATCCTATGGATATTGGTATTACTGCGACCTCTGGAGAGGGTTTGAGTGACGTTGGTTGCGGAGATGGCGTACAATGTTTCTGCATCTTAACTGTAATGGAATACTGTGGCTAGTAAACATCAATGACGTAACGATGTTGCTCTCTAAGAGAAGTTAAAGCATCTTTTCCTAAGATATCTTCCAAAGCATGTTTTACTTCTGTCCCTAACACCTTACGCCCACAAACAAAGAAGGAAGCCCCCTCTTCATAGGCTTTTCTGACACTATCTTTTTCTCTTCTAAGAAGATCTTGAACATAGATTTTCTGATCCCCTTCTCTTGAGAAAGCTAAAAAGAGTTTTAATTGGCCTTTTTCTTCAGCAGAGCTCCAAAATTCTCGATAATAAAAATTTACGTTTTCTTTTCTCTCACCGAAAAATAATAGATTACTTCCCTGATCTTTATTAAAAAGGCGTTCTTCTAAAAAAGCTTTATAAGGAGCAATTCCTGTTCCTGCTCCAATCATAACCAAAGGCTTCCCTTGAGTCGCTTTGGATAGGGTGAAATGTCTTGTAGGCTGTACGAATATAGGAGCAGAATCTTGTATCTGTAGTTGATGACATAAGAACGAAGAACACACTCCAAAACGCTTTTGGTACTTGCCGGGGTAAGAAACATGTTTTACCAATAACTCTATCCTATTCGGGTATACATTTGGTGAGGACGCTATAGAATAAAAACGAGGCAGTAACGGAAATAAGCTCTCTACAAAGAGCTCTATGGGGATACAAGGACGATACTCCTGAATAGCATCATACAATGTGATACTAGGATCTTTATTAGGGAAAAAAGAATTCAGTTTTTCTGGGATTTTATTGAGGTCAACATAAGATCTTAAAAATTCTTGAACAGGAATTTTTTTTTGATCTTTTTTTGAATTTACAAGACTAACAGAGGAATAGCCTAAAAAGTATAGTATGTCCTCTGAAACTTCTCTGGAATTTCTCGGTAAGACTCCTAAAGAATCACCTACTTTATAGGATAAAGCTGGGCTGTTGCTATTAAAGACGAGGCGATAAACGGGATCACTATCATTAGAAGGAGTCGATTCAGGACAAGAAAGGAGCTCACGCAATATTAAGGGGGCTTGCTGAGCTTTAAACCTTTCTTGTAAATACATCTCAATCAAACAAACTCGAATTAAGCGGCTTTGATTTTAATATCAACTCCTGCAGGAAGGGCCAACATTTTCAAAGCATCGATAGTTTTTCCTGTAGGATCTAAAATATCCACGAGACGTTTATGAGTGCGAATTTCAAATTGCTCTCTTGATTTTTTGTCTACATGTGGCGAACGCAATACAGTATAGACTTCTCTTTTTGTAGGCAGAGGAATTGGCCCTACAACACGAGCTCCTGTTCTTTTAGCAGTTTCAACAATATCTGCCGTAGAACGATCCAGCTGCCCTTGATCGAATCCTTTGAGACGAATACGAATTTTTTGCTTTTGCTGCTTCATAGATTCCTTACTTCTTAACAATCTCTTCTTGAATTTTTTGAGGAACCTTAGCAAAGAATGCAGGTTCCATGGTTGATGTTGCACGTCCTGAAGTCAATGATCTCAAAGATGTAGTATATCCAAACATTTCGCTTAAAGGTACTTCGGCATTTACTTGGGCCATTCCTCGAGAAGATTCTTGTCCCAAAATTTTTCCTCGACGTCGGTTGAGATCTCCAATTACATCGCCAAGATGATCTTCTGGAGTAATTACCGCCACTTTCATGATTGGCTCTAAAATTACTGGCTTTGCTTTTCTACAAGCGTCTTTTACAGCCATAGACCCGCAGATTTTAAATGCCATTTCACTAGAATCAACTTCATGGTACGAACCAAAAACAATATTGACTTTAACGTCTACAAGACCGTAGCCAGCTAGAACTCCAGTATTTAGCCCTTCTTCTACCCCTTTAATTACTGCAGGGATATATTCTTTAGGAATGACGCCTCCAACAATCTTACTGACAACTTCATTTCCTTTACCCGGTTCATTAGGTTCTATTTCAAGACAAACGTGAGCATATTGCCCTCGACCACCAGATTGCTTAACATATTTTGTTTCGCTGTTTCCACCCATAGTAATAGTTTCTTTATAAGAAACTTGTGGCTTTCCTACATTAGCTTCGACTTTAAATTCTCGGATCATACGATCTCGAAGAATATCTAGATGAAGCTCTCCCATCCCGGAAATGATTGTTTGTCCTGTCTCTTCATTCGTCGATACGCGGAAAGTAGGATCTTCTTCAGACAAAGAACTTAGTGCTTGAGCAAGCTTCTCCCTATCTCCTTTAGATTTTGGCTCAATAGCCATATCAATCACGGGATCTGGAAACTCAATACGCTCAAGAACAATTTCTTGGTTCTCATCACACAAGGTATCGCCTGTAACAGAAAACTTAAGCCCTACGCAAGCTCCAATATCACCAACAGTGAATTCATCTCTATCGGTACGTTCATTTGCATGCATTTCTAAAAGGCGAGAAATTCGTTCTTTTTTATCTTTTGTAGAGTTTAAAATTGCGGATCCTTTTTTCAGCGTCCCAGAATAAATGCGGATAAATGTGATACGGCCCACATAAGGGTCTGTCATAATTTTGAAAGCTAGAGCAGCTAATGGTCCATCACATCTTGGCTCTAAGCTAATCTCCTGATCTGTTTTAAGGTTAATACCACGAATATTTCCTCTATCAAGTGGGGAAGGCAACCATTTTACAATCACATTAAGTAATTGTTGCACGCCTTTATTTTTAAAAGCAGTTCCACAAAGCACAGGATTAATTTTATTTTCAATTACTCCCTTACGCATTACTTGATGAATCTCTTCTTCTGTAATTGCGTCAGGATCTTCAAGAACTTTCATCATGAAAGCTTCGTTACCTTCATCTATAGTGGCAAGTTCTTCTAAAAGATTAGCGCGCAAATCTGCACAACGCTCTTTGAGGTCTTCGGGGATTTCTTTTTCTTCCCACTTAGCTCCTAAAGTATCGTCTAAAAAATAGAGGGCTTTTTGAGATATTATATCGACCATGCCAACGAATTGGCTTTCAGAGCCAATAGGACAATGGACTGGGAACGCGTTAGCTCCTAGTTTTTCTTTCATGGATTCCACGGCAGCAAAGTAGTCTGCACCCATACGGTCCATTTTATTTACAAATGCAATCCGAGGCACTCCGTATTTATCTGCTTGTCTCCATACAGTTTCTGACTGTGGTTCTACACCAGACACAGCATCAAAAACCGCCACAGCACCATCAAGAACTCGAAGAGAACGCTCCACTTCAATTGTAAAATCAACGTGCCCTGGAGTATCAATAATATTAATCTTTGCTCCGAGCCAAAATACGGTAGTAGCAGCAGAGGTAATAGTTATTCCTCTTTCTTGCTCTTGCGCCATCCAGTCCATTGTAGCTCCGCCTTCATGAACCTCACCAATCTTGTGAGTTCTTCCAGCATAGAAAAGAATTCTTTCTGTAGTTGTCGTTTTCCCGGCATCAATATGAGCCATGATGCCGATATTTCTAATTGCACTTAAATCGAATTCTTGATTGCTCATGAACTTCTTATTTTCTCCGTAATTTAACTAACCTTACCACTTATAATGAGCAAATGCCTTGTTGGCTTCGGCCATACGATGCGTGTCTTCACGTTTTTTAATTGTTGCACCCTGTTTGTTAAAACAGTCAATCAATTCTGTAGCAAGTCCGACTTCCATAGATTTCCCTGGTTTGTTACGTGCATGCTTGATGATCCACTGCATAGCCAAACAATTTCTACGTTCACTAGCAACTTCAACAGGGACTTGATAGGTGGCTCCTCCAACACGACGAGAACGAACCTCTAAAATAGGCTTAGCATTTTCTAAGGCTTCTTCAAAACCTTCCAAAATATTTTCTAAACTTAATTTTTTACCAAAACGTTCTAAAGCAGAATAGACAATTTTTCTTGCCACACTTTTTTTTCCATGCATCATAACCTTATTAATAAATTTTTCTAAGATCACACTGCCATAGATAGGATCCCCAGGGATATTTCGCTTTTCAGCGGAGTGCCGCCTTGACATATAACTTAACCTCTACCTTCTAAATCTTGACCAAGAATTTTATGTTACTTAGGTCGTTTTGCTCCATATCGAGAACGACTTTGCTTCCTATTTTTTACTGCTGCACAGTCTAGAGTCCCCCGAACAATATGGTAACGAACGCCAGGCAAATCCTTGACTCTACCGCCTTGAATCAAGACAATACTGTGTTCCTGAAGATTATGCCCTTCACCACCGATGTAGGCAATGACCTCTTGTCCATTAGACAATCGCACCCAAGCAACTTTTCTTAAAGCCGAGTTCGGCTTTTTCGGTGTTTTTGTTTTTACTTGAAGGCAAACCCCACGCTTTTGCGGACATTTCTGTAAAGCTGGTGACTTCTTCCTAGATAGACTTGACTTACGTCTTTTACGTATTAATTGATTAATGGTGGGCATGTATTCTTCTCGCTTCAACCTCACTACTACAAGCATGGAAATATAGAGTAAGCCTCTCTTTGTTGGCAAGGGCTTATTTTCAGATAAAGAAGGAACGTTTGCTACTTTAATTTAAAAAAATGTTACCTTTTCCAGAAAGGGCATCTTTTCTTATTAAAAAATCTTAATCTCAAACACTAATCTAGATTTTTGCTAGAAAAGACTTTAATTTCAGGCTTCCCCTAATAAAGACTGTGCGCAATTAAAACAATACTCTGTAGATCCACGATTTATGTAACCAAATAAAAATCCAGCGATATGATCAGTTAGATCTTGATTATAGCTAAAGCTACTTTCCTTCCCTGCTTCTATGATGTGAATAGAATTGTTAGTGTAAATAAACAGTAATGGAACAATACGGGAAAGTAGGCGCTTAGCTATAGCTAAGTCTGGGATCCCCGAAAGAATTTTAGCAGAATCTCCCGATAGAAAGAGAACTTGGACGTGGTCTAGAAGAGTCCAAAAGCGGCCTAAAAATTCACTAACGATCTCGGAGTCCGAAAGATCGAAAAGGGTGTAATTATCGTTCTTCTTTGTCTCTTTCAGAAACTTTTCCATACTGTCGCCGTAAAAAGCAACTCGACTATCAATGAGTGTGTATCCCTGTTTTAAGAGTTGTGGCATCGTTCCTATAGCCTGTTCTCCCTCTTTAGAATAAAGTAGAGTATCTGGAGCATTGGGACAACGTAAAACTAATCTTAGATACTTTGGCTGTTGTAGAGCAGGTCCATTCTCTTTGTTTATCATTTCTTCAGTATAATTTTCTCCATTACGCATAGATCGTATTCCCAAATTAGAGAGACGATATGGTGAGAGATTTAAAGGTTCCTTGCGTTTAAAACAGACCCGAGTTTTCGGAAATTGCTCTTTATATTTTAAAAAAATTTCTTGTATTTTAGAGCTATCAGTAGGAAAAATCACTCCTGTTTCTAGGCCACATTGAGCAATGAAGTTTTGATCTATTTCAAGGATAATATCAATAAAAGGGGTGCCTAATATCGTCAAATAGAGGCGATTTTCCCAAAACGAAGCCTCTGAACCACTTACAGGGAAAACCACGCTTAGTGGAAGGAAAATTAAGAGTAGTCTTAAAATAATAGACGGCATACAAACTCTAATAAGAATAGAATTTCTACTACTAAACTAAAATCAAGGTTTTATTTTAAGTGTTTTCTTACTTTCTTCTTTGTATACTATTTGTTCACGCGTATGGATCGCTGCAGGAAATCCAACAATGACCTTACCAGTTACAGAACAGTCAAATACAAAATGGCAATTAGAATCTGAAGTTTTTGCTTCTTCACGAAGCCTTGCTATGATTGGGACTGTGTTGGTATTTTTTGTCATTGCTCTTGTTCTTTCCGGGTTAAGCCTTCTTCCTCAAGTGGTCCTTCCTTTTTCAGGAGCTTATTTTATTATTGGCTCTTTTCTAGTTCTTATTTCTTTAGGACTACTTCTTATTAATTGCTTCTGCGAGTTTAGACATTACATCTCGTTAATTTAAACACCGTTCTCCACTTATCCTGATTTATTGTAAAAGTTTTTTCTTTACTAAGCTGTTTGTAATAAATTAGTTTTTTACCCTTGCATAAAATCTTTGCTAAAGCCCCTTGGCTTCATGCCGATGTTACGAATACCTATCAAAATTAAATAGATGTTCGTAATGAAAAAAATTGTCCGTCTATGTGTAGCTCTTCTTTGTTTACTTCCCAAGGTGTTGCTTTCTTCAGAACTCTTACACGAAGAGGGAATCAAAAAAATGATGGACAAGCTTATTGAGTATCATGTTGATGCTCAAGAAGTCTCCATAGAAATACTATCACGTTCTCTATCCAGTTACATTCAAGCTTTTGATGCTCATAAATCTTATCTTTCGCAGCAAGAAGTTGCAGCTTTCCTATATTCTCCAGAAGTAAAAAAGCGTCTATTGAAAAATTACAAAGCAAGCAATTTTATTATTTATCGCAACATAAACCAAGTAATTCGTGAGAGCATCCTGCGTGCACGGCAATGGAGAAAAGAATGGGCGAAAAATCCTAAGGAACTTGTACTAGCAGCATCTTCCCATCAGATTTCTAAACAGCCCTCACAATGGTGTAAATCTCTAGATGAAGTGAAAGAAAGGCAACGGGCTCTATTATTTTCTTATCTTTCCTTATATCTTTCTGGAACTTCTCTTTCTCGATATGAAGGCAAAGAAGAGCAGCTAGTTGGTCTGTGTATACGTCAAATTGAGAACCATGAAAACGCCTACCTAGGGATCAACGACTACGGAGTTGCCATGGATCAGGATGAAGAGGCGTATTGTTTTCATATTCGCATAGTTAAAGCCTTAGCTCACAGCTTAGACGCCCATACAGCGTACTTTAGTAAAGACGAAGCTTTAGCAATGCGTATCCAATTAGAAAAGGGCATGTGTGGGATTGGTGTTGTTCTAAAAGAAGATATTGATGGAGTTATTGTTAAAGAAATCGTTCCAGGAGGACCTGCTGCCAAATCTGGCGATCTTCAACTTGGAGATATCATTTATCGGGTGGATAATAATAATATTGAATCTCTTTCTTTCCGAGGTGTCTTAGATTGTTTACGCGGGGGACCTGGCTCTACAGTCATTTTAGATATCCATCGTGGAAATAGTGATCATACAATCACCTTAAAAAGGGAAAAGATTTGTTTAGAAGACCGTCGTGTTGATGTTGCCTATGAGGCTTATGGAGACGGTGTTATTGGTAAGATTACCTTACATTCTTTTTATGAAGGAGAAAATCAGGTTTCTAGTGAACAAGATCTACGTCGTGCTATTCAAGAATTAAAAGAAAAAAATCTACTTGGTTTAGTTTTAGATATTAGAGAAAACACTGGAGGATTTTTATCTCAAGCGATTAAAGTTTCTGGTTTATTTATGACCAATGGTGTTGTAGTCGTATCCCGTTATGCTGATGGGAGTATCAAGTGTTATCGCACGGTATCTCCCAAAAAATTCTATGATGGCCCTTTAGCTATTCTAGTATCTAAAAGCTCAGCATCAGCAGCAGAGATTGTCGCACAAACTCTCCAAGATTATGGAGTTGCCTTGATTATCGGAGACGAGCAAACTTATGGAAAGGGAACCATCCAACATCAAACTATTACTGGTGATGGGTCTCATGAGGACTGTTTTAAAGTCACTGTAGGGAAATACTATTCCCCTTCAGGAAAATCAACACAACTTCAAGGGGTAAAATCGGATATTTTAATTCCATCACGCTATGCTGAAGATCGTTTAGGAGAGCGTTTTTTAGACCATCCTTTACCTACTGATTATTGTGATAATGTTCTTCATGACCCCTTAATGGACTTAGATAGCCATACACGTCCTTGGTTTCAAAAATATTATCTTCCTAATTTGCAAAAACAAGAGACTCTTTGGAGGGAAATGCTCCCCCAACTGATGGTAAATAGTCAACAGAGGCTTTCTGAGAATCAAAATTTTCAGTCATTTCTATCGCAGATAAAATCTTCCGAAAAAAGTGACCTATCCTATGGATTAAATGATTTACAACTAGAAGAATCGATAAATATTTTAAAAGACATGATTTTATTACAATCTAAAAAATAATTACTACTCATTTGTATAAATCCTAAACACAAGTGAATAATAGACAGCACCCCAAAATGCTAGGATGCTCATAAGATAAAAATCTAAGCGTGATGTGATTTTTTATTACTAATCTTCGGTGATGATGCGGCTTGTGCATTCCCAATCCTAATATTACGTTCAAGTATTGGAGTACTTGACCTAGAATTCACTGTTGACCCGGTTTTTATATGACCGAAAATCTTATTCGATTGGTTAAGGACACCATCATCAAGTTGATCCTCTAAAACCCCTGCCCATTTTTGGAATACCATGAGCTTTTCTGCTGTACAGGCTTCGTCAAAACATAATGATGTGACCAATAATTTAATCAATCCCAACACTGCAGGGATAATCAACCAAAATGCATTTGCACCTAATTGATTATGAAAGATAAACATACAAGCTAAACCAGCTACAACAAAAATAATGCCTAAAACAAGCAAAGTAATTTGACAAGCTCTAGATTGAAAAAGCTTGGATTCACGCACAGGCTTGATAATCTTTCCTCTTACCCATCCTAAAACCATATTGGCTAATCCAGGACTGCTTGCTACATCTTTTAGCTTCTTCTCAGGATCCTCTATTACTTCGTCTAGTAGATTGATAAAATTAGTATTGCCTGTTCCTTCTGCTGTTCCCCCCACGGAATGTAGATTTGATGACATACCGTTCTCCTAATATAATTTCTAAAGAAACAGACTACACTACAAAAACATTAATTAAAAATTTTAATTACATAGCGCAAGGAGGCGCTTTGCAAAATAAATCTCTTAAAACCAGCTTCTTAAGAATTATCCTGATCATAAATTGAACTATTTAAATTAGGGAAATAAGACAAAAAAAACCGT is a window from the Chlamydia serpentis genome containing:
- a CDS encoding cysteine-rich outer membrane protein, with amino-acid sequence MSSNLHSVGGTAEGTGNTNFINLLDEVIEDPEKKLKDVASSPGLANMVLGWVRGKIIKPVRESKLFQSRACQITLLVLGIIFVVAGLACMFIFHNQLGANAFWLIIPAVLGLIKLLVTSLCFDEACTAEKLMVFQKWAGVLEDQLDDGVLNQSNKIFGHIKTGSTVNSRSSTPILERNIRIGNAQAASSPKISNKKSHHA
- the ispF gene encoding 2-C-methyl-D-erythritol 2,4-cyclodiphosphate synthase is translated as MDPDTDAHLPKPKWIYRVGIGQDSHRFLPESSTKPCILGGIIFEHCPGFQANSDGDIIFHAICNAISSITNKIILGKVADELLQTRGITDSGIYLKEALKSFKPTQKISHLAITIEGSRPKFLCKLSALRQSIAETMNLHPMDIGITATSGEGLSDVGCGDGVQCFCILTVMEYCG
- the rpsG gene encoding 30S ribosomal protein S7, which encodes MSRRHSAEKRNIPGDPIYGSVILEKFINKVMMHGKKSVARKIVYSALERFGKKLSLENILEGFEEALENAKPILEVRSRRVGGATYQVPVEVASERRNCLAMQWIIKHARNKPGKSMEVGLATELIDCFNKQGATIKKREDTHRMAEANKAFAHYKW
- the rpsL gene encoding 30S ribosomal protein S12, encoding MPTINQLIRKRRKSSLSRKKSPALQKCPQKRGVCLQVKTKTPKKPNSALRKVAWVRLSNGQEVIAYIGGEGHNLQEHSIVLIQGGRVKDLPGVRYHIVRGTLDCAAVKNRKQSRSRYGAKRPK
- a CDS encoding sulfite reductase flavoprotein subunit alpha gives rise to the protein MYLQERFKAQQAPLILRELLSCPESTPSNDSDPVYRLVFNSNSPALSYKVGDSLGVLPRNSREVSEDILYFLGYSSVSLVNSKKDQKKIPVQEFLRSYVDLNKIPEKLNSFFPNKDPSITLYDAIQEYRPCIPIELFVESLFPLLPRFYSIASSPNVYPNRIELLVKHVSYPGKYQKRFGVCSSFLCHQLQIQDSAPIFVQPTRHFTLSKATQGKPLVMIGAGTGIAPYKAFLEERLFNKDQGSNLLFFGERKENVNFYYREFWSSAEEKGQLKLFLAFSREGDQKIYVQDLLRREKDSVRKAYEEGASFFVCGRKVLGTEVKHALEDILGKDALTSLREQHRYVIDVY
- the fusA gene encoding elongation factor G; this translates as MSNQEFDLSAIRNIGIMAHIDAGKTTTTERILFYAGRTHKIGEVHEGGATMDWMAQEQERGITITSAATTVFWLGAKINIIDTPGHVDFTIEVERSLRVLDGAVAVFDAVSGVEPQSETVWRQADKYGVPRIAFVNKMDRMGADYFAAVESMKEKLGANAFPVHCPIGSESQFVGMVDIISQKALYFLDDTLGAKWEEKEIPEDLKERCADLRANLLEELATIDEGNEAFMMKVLEDPDAITEEEIHQVMRKGVIENKINPVLCGTAFKNKGVQQLLNVIVKWLPSPLDRGNIRGINLKTDQEISLEPRCDGPLAALAFKIMTDPYVGRITFIRIYSGTLKKGSAILNSTKDKKERISRLLEMHANERTDRDEFTVGDIGACVGLKFSVTGDTLCDENQEIVLERIEFPDPVIDMAIEPKSKGDREKLAQALSSLSEEDPTFRVSTNEETGQTIISGMGELHLDILRDRMIREFKVEANVGKPQVSYKETITMGGNSETKYVKQSGGRGQYAHVCLEIEPNEPGKGNEVVSKIVGGVIPKEYIPAVIKGVEEGLNTGVLAGYGLVDVKVNIVFGSYHEVDSSEMAFKICGSMAVKDACRKAKPVILEPIMKVAVITPEDHLGDVIGDLNRRRGKILGQESSRGMAQVNAEVPLSEMFGYTTSLRSLTSGRATSTMEPAFFAKVPQKIQEEIVKK
- a CDS encoding S41 family peptidase; this encodes MKKIVRLCVALLCLLPKVLLSSELLHEEGIKKMMDKLIEYHVDAQEVSIEILSRSLSSYIQAFDAHKSYLSQQEVAAFLYSPEVKKRLLKNYKASNFIIYRNINQVIRESILRARQWRKEWAKNPKELVLAASSHQISKQPSQWCKSLDEVKERQRALLFSYLSLYLSGTSLSRYEGKEEQLVGLCIRQIENHENAYLGINDYGVAMDQDEEAYCFHIRIVKALAHSLDAHTAYFSKDEALAMRIQLEKGMCGIGVVLKEDIDGVIVKEIVPGGPAAKSGDLQLGDIIYRVDNNNIESLSFRGVLDCLRGGPGSTVILDIHRGNSDHTITLKREKICLEDRRVDVAYEAYGDGVIGKITLHSFYEGENQVSSEQDLRRAIQELKEKNLLGLVLDIRENTGGFLSQAIKVSGLFMTNGVVVVSRYADGSIKCYRTVSPKKFYDGPLAILVSKSSASAAEIVAQTLQDYGVALIIGDEQTYGKGTIQHQTITGDGSHEDCFKVTVGKYYSPSGKSTQLQGVKSDILIPSRYAEDRLGERFLDHPLPTDYCDNVLHDPLMDLDSHTRPWFQKYYLPNLQKQETLWREMLPQLMVNSQQRLSENQNFQSFLSQIKSSEKSDLSYGLNDLQLEESINILKDMILLQSKK
- the rpsJ gene encoding 30S ribosomal protein S10, which gives rise to MKQQKQKIRIRLKGFDQGQLDRSTADIVETAKRTGARVVGPIPLPTKREVYTVLRSPHVDKKSREQFEIRTHKRLVDILDPTGKTIDALKMLALPAGVDIKIKAA